One Nicotiana tabacum cultivar K326 chromosome 23, ASM71507v2, whole genome shotgun sequence genomic window, ATGTTATAGTACTAGAAGTGGACGAAGGTCAACTGACCGAATCATCAGAAAAGTTCGTGGAGGATTATATTTACAACCTTAGCAAAACCAACCTTGACAAATCGAAGCCACTTTGGGACCTTCACATTATCAATGTCAAAACTGGCGATGCAGAGTCCGTAGCATTGCTCCGAGTTCACCATTCTCTTGGTGATGGCacctctcttatttctcttttACTCGCGTGTACTCGCCAAACTGCTGATCATCTCAAGCTTCCTACTATTCCAACCAAGAAACGGAGGCCTACTCCTTCAGGTTTCTTCATTACTTTAATTATGATATTTTTTTGAAGTGACATATGGTCGAGTTGGGTTATTATATCTTAGCAACTAGCAAGTCAAATCAACAAATGAGTTATAACTTTATTCAGTTTGAATAAGTTAACAAGAATTGGATCAAATCACTTGTCATATAATTCAACCTGCTCTACCtgtcattcttttttattttgccttttcccaaaaaaaaaaaaaaacctttgattttgtatGTTTAGGTTTGGATTGCATTTTGACTTGTCGGGTTTACCTTATTTATTCCATCTTGACCCAAATGTTTAACGGGTCATTTTGGATTCAACTTGTTGGATCAAGTAAACAAACGGATAATAACCGAACTCGTTTAAAAATTGGGCAAGTTATTAAGAAATGAATTGATTTTGCCACTTTCATTTTCTTATCTAAAATATGTACACTAACAAAAGAAATACTTTTACACTATTAGTGTCGTAAgtactaaggggtcgtttggtaagatgtattaggaaaaaataatacatatattaGCTTTGGTATTATTAATCCCTTACTTTGGTAGTGTTTTTCAACTTATGTTtaactaatacatgtattagttatatactctatttggtattatcctatgtataattAATACATAGCAAATCATGGCATTAGTAATATCATAGTTTTAGCACATGGATAAGCATGTATATACCCCTATGCAATGCATGTTTTTTTTAATATACCAAACCAAATAGTGGATAAAAAATAATCTCACCATAACTAATCCAGCAATACTAATACACCATGTTTAGTACTATATTTATACACCTTGCCAAACGACCCCTAACAGAAAAGGAGGCCTACTCTTTCGCAGGTTATTCAGAAAAGGAAAGGTCGTTCAAGTTATGGCAGTATTTGGGAAAATTTTGGCTTTTCATCAACATGATACTCAATACTATGGTGGATCTTTTGATGTTCATAGCCACAGTCATCTTTTTTAAGGATACAAAAACTCCAATGGCGGCTCCGCCTAATTCTGCGTCTAACGGGAGACGAATAGTTCACAGGATAATCAATTTGGATGATTTGAAGTTGGTGAAAAATGCTATGAATGTGGTAAGCAATTTGGACATTATAAATGAATAAAGTTGATATATATTTGTTGTTAAAGTTAACTGATATTGTTGCATGCATTTTCTCCACAGACTATAAATGATGTTGCCCTGGGAATAACACAAGCTGGTTTATCTAAATATCTCAACAGGAGATATGGTATGTTATTTAGTCACAAATTCAATATTTAAACTTTTTGATTTAATTTTTATGTTCTCATGATGGAACCCAAACATTTCCGCAAGGTTCTAATTTTAATATTTGTTAAAATTTTAGTAACATTCACCAATTTGCTTTGTTCCATATAAAAAATATTGGGTTCAACTAAACCTGTTTATTATACGTTACATTCGTCTCtgattttcacaattttcccGACTATTTACAGCCGTTGGTAAGGAAGATAAGGGAGCCACTGAGAGAAACAACAATCTTCCCAAGGACATTCGACTACGATCATGTCTTATTATAAACCTAAGACCCTCTGCAGGAATTGAAGTAACCTTTattctgttattgttgttgttgttattattattattattattattattattgtgaagTCGTATAATGACATGAATGAAACAGGATTTAGCTGATATGACGGAGAAGGGCACAAAACAAAAGGGAGGTTGGGGAAATTGGTTTGGTTATGTGCTCTTACCTTTCAAGATTGCATTGCGTGATGATCCTTTAGATTATGTTAAAGAAGCAAAGGCAACAGTAGATCGCAAAAAACGCACATTTGAAGCTTTGTTCACTCTGATGTTAGCTGAATTACTAGTCAAGATATTTGGTGCCAAGGTATATGCATATTTAAATTCAACAAAATTTAGTGAACTTCTATCCAGTGAATTCTTTTCGAGTTAATTAAAAGATAACTATATATAACTTTACACCCAGACCTCATTAGTAAaattttattgtgttgttattgttattgttgtatataactttacataaTAAGTgtaactaatttcttaaaaaatagGGCAAGCGATCTACCACAACCAGTTAAACTACACTAATAGCATAAAAAACCCTTTACACTGTCGTCAGTGTATATAAGCTTAATCCTTTAATATATTATTTGTATAAGTTGAAAGTATTAAATTTTTTTTCTATTAGTGTAATTTAATCGGCTATATATACGGGTTATTACCGTAACTTTTTAGTTACCATATCATTCTATGAAAAGTTATTAATTGTTATAAATAAATTTAACCTAATGCtgcaacttttatttttgatagGTAGCTACACTAGTAACTGTGAGAGCATTCTCACATACAACAGTATGCTTCACCAACTTGGTTGGACCACAGGAAGAAATTGGGTTCTGTGGCAATCCCATTACTTATCTGGCTCCAGGTTCTTATGGGCAGCCAAGTGTAAGTACTGATCAACTCTACTCTTGAGGCATTTGCTCTTTATAACTACTAATTTGGAGATTAATTAATACGTAGTTAAATATTGTTATGTCGCCAAAATACTATCAAGAAGCATGATATAGGTAATTGTAGATAAAATTTATTTAAGCTCGTGTTTACATCAAACTAATGAGCAGGGGCGGGGCTACAGTAGGGGGTGCGGGTTCGGGCGAGACCAGTGACTTTTTCCGGAACACTGTATTTGTATTGAAATATTTACtaaatctatataaatatatactgtCAAACCCAGTAACAAAAGGGGTCTTGGTTCAACGGTAAGGGTTGTGGGTTTGTTGGGAAAGATGGGGGTTCGATTCGTAAAATTTAGAATTCACACACTTCaaatcctagctccgcctctgCTAATGAGAGCAAGTTATGTCTTTCGTGCAGTCATTTAATAGTATCATTTAAATATAGTTAGGTGATTTATATTCTTGCTTTAATTTAACTCCGTCCATTCAATTTTACTTGTTCTgtattctaaaaatagattttcacttttatttgtcaCTTTTAGCATACTAAGAGAAGACAATTTATTTTTTCAGTTATACCCAcaatattaattactcatttcaaataattttctcaaattcattaaaaatatgtatcaattaatatgggtatcatggtaaattatgcagttcatttattatttcttaaggggtgtgcaaaattcatagtggacaagtaaaagtgaacagaAGAAGTACTAACTATCAAGATTAAATTGCATATGTTGGTGTAAATACTAGGTAAAGATAAATTTTTACCTTAATTATATTGCATGAGTCCAAGTCCTAAACAATGGAAAATCACCTCTAAAAGCCTCTTTAATTTTGGTTCTTGAGCCTATAATTAAAAGGGGACCCGAGGGGGTGTTTGATAAGTGGAAATGTTTACAACATAAAAATCTTAATCTCGCTTTCCTTTCCCATATATATTTTTCATAGAGGAAATTGATATAAGGGGACTGTTTTTTTACCTAATTAGTTGAAGAGTTCAATTTATGTGAGTTGATAGTGTATAGTTTTCTTACTTTATCGGGTTAAAATAACATTTACAATAGGTAACTGTGTGTTATAAGCCGTTTTTGATAATTGACTTACGTACTATAATTGGCTAAAATACATCAATAACACATTTTTTCATTAATTGTAATTCTAGGCACTGATGATCAATATCCAAAGCTATATCAATAAGATGATCATCGTCGTATCTGTTGACGAAAGTGCTATTCCTGATCCACAACAGCTGCTTGATGATTTCGAAACTTCTTTTAACCTCATAAGAGATGCTGTGATTGAAAGAGGGCTTGTCAAGAATCTGAAATGAACAGGAAATCCAACCAAAAAAGGTTATATGAACATTATTTatattatgttttagaactttGCATTCACCAGCTATTATGTATTGCAACTAATTCTCTCCACTATTATATTCCTTTTAATTTGATAACGAAGACATAGTACTATAGTTTTTTTATGAGAGTGCATTtaagttaattttatttataTCGATATATTTCTATAAGTGTAAACTCTCTATTTTTCTGAATTTACTGAAGGTTGATGTTTGGAAAATCACACACATTAGACGACTCTTACCCATGGCCAAACCAGTGTGGCACCTATTTGCTTGACTTGAAATATCTATAGTTGAACtatgttaaataatatttatatatttatacgAAATCAACATGCGCTCGGCCAAAACGAATAATAACCGCTAAATCATTGACCCAAAATCttgtaaccaaaaaaaaaaaaaagaaactcacCTGCCACATTCTTCACAGCGAACCAACTCATGAGAATCCCAAATATCTTTTCCTTTTCAGAATCACGCCGTAAGCACGTAATATTTTACCCGCAAATCATTTAAAGttgtttttagtatttttttaaatatttatttgagttttataGAGTTCTAGTCTATTTTTTACTTCAATTACAAATTGAAAACACAAAATAGTTTCATTTTATAATATTTCTTATCTTGTTACATATTTCTATTAGTATTTTATATTGCTATGCTTTTAGCcttattttaagtttaatctttgaaaatacaaaaaaaaaatagacttaTATTTTAATATTCGAAACTTTAATATATAGTTTCTTAGTGTTTTGCAAttagaattattttatttaattagcaTGAATTAACAGTAATTGTACTCTTATTCTTAAGAGAAAGAGAATTGATTTTGGGTTGTACATGGCCTTGATTTATAATTCAAAGAAGGCCCAATTTCGTGTATCCATTAGCACAATCAGTCCCAACCCGCTGACCCACCAGCCGACCCAATCCACCACCCCATTTCCAATTCTAAATCTCAGCCATTCACCCCACTTAGATCCAATGGCCACAACTCTTTCACACCCCATATATAACCTAATATcctccaaaccctaaccctaattcCCTAAACCTAGCAGCCGCACCACACCTCTCTGCCGCCCCGAAACTCGTCGAAAAACTGATACCAAATTGAGGTATCACTTCAATGGAACAGTGAACTAGTAACAGAAATGAGAGAAGAACATAAGAGTTGGTCGTGGAGGAAGCAAAATATATAGAGAAGAGAGGAGTTCAATTCATATACCAATCTTAATGCCTTTACATTTTATGTATCTCCTATAATAAGATTGTAATAAAGCTAACATgctgaaataaaaagaaaaggaaatacataCATGCTAAGTGTGTGACACAAATAATAACTACTTTTCCCGCCAAAACGTGTGCAACTAATTTTCAAAAGCTAATGGCTAATACTTGTATCAATACCCCTTGGTTGAACAACACCCTTGTCCTCAAGGGTGAAGGAAAGGAAACGAGCTTTAAGTGCAAAATCTAATTCCCAAGTGGCATTGGAGGCATCCAgtccagtctatttaaccaaacACTGAGCAACAACCTTGTTTCCCTTATTGATAGGTCGTCTTTCCATAATCAACTCAGGAGAAGGGAATAATTGACTAGCCAAATCAATTACAGGAGGATGTATAATTTCAGCAGGGACTTCATAACAAAACTTGAGCTGTGAGACATGAAATGTGGAGTGGACCAGAACTTCAGGTGGGAGTAACAGTTTGTAAGCAACAACTCCAATTTTCTCAATTGTAGGATATGGTCCAAAGTAGCGAGAAGTCAACTTATGATAGGGAAAAGAGGATAAGAAAGGTTGTCTGTATGGTTGAATCTTGACAAAGACCCAATCACTAACTTGGAATTACCTGTCGGACCTGTAGGCATTAGCTTGAGCTTGCATTCTCTGTTGTGCTCGAGTGAGATGAAACTTAGCTAGTTGGAGCTTGAACTCACGAAGCAGAGAAATGTCCTCAATAGACTTGACCTCTGAATCCCCTGGTAAGTAAGGCAAATGTAGTGGTGGTGGATAACCATAAAGAAGCTCAAAAGGTGAAGTTTTAATAGCAGAATGTGGGCTGGTATTATACCACCATTCAGCTAAGGCAAGGAAGAAAGACCAGTCAGAAGGTGAGTCAGTGCAGAAGCAGCGGAGGTAAATTTCTAAACAACTATTAAGCACCTCTGTCTGACCATAAGTTTGAGGATGATAAGCAGTGAAGGTGTTCAAGGTAACTCCTTGAGCAGTAAGAAATTCTCTCCATAAGAAGCTAatgaagatggggtcttttgtCACTTGTAATGGAAGCAGGAAAACTATGAAGTTTGAAGATATTATCCAAGAAAATAGGGACAAGGGACTGAACAGTATAAGGTtgagccaaaataataaagtgtGCAAGTTTGGTGGGTcgatcaacaatgacccatataACTGCTTTGCCTTGAGACTTAGGCAAGCCTTctatgaaatccattgtgatgTTTGTCCAAGGAAGAGCAGGAATAGGCAAAGGTTGGAGAAGGCCAGGGGATGCACCAgtgccatacttgtttctttggcaCACAGAACACTTGTGAACAAAGGTCATAATGTCAGTTCTTATCCCCTTCCAATAGAAATAAGTAAGAACCTTCCTTATAGTAGCATCAATAGTAGAATGACCCCCAAGAAGAAGTGGAATGTTAAAGTGTGAGTATTTGTTGTCTCAAAGCAGCATTGTTGCATGCCTAGCAGTTTGCCTTTCCTTCTAAGCTGATCATTCACCCAAGTGAAGTGTTTCTAAGGCTTCTATTGTGAtgaagtaatcaaggccttcaaTTTAGGATCTGAATGCCAACTAACTTGAATGTTTTTTCATAAGTCAGCTTGAACTGAAGAAAGGAGCATGGCCATCAGTGATGCTCCCTAAACTCTGGATAGGGAATCTGCAATTACATTCTCCCTTCCCATTTTATATTGGACTTCAAAATCAAAAGGCACGAGTTTAGCCAACCACCTAATCTGAGAATCAGTATGGAGCTTTTATTCTAAAAGATATTTGAGTGCTTTCTGGTCAGTTCTGACAACAAAGTGTTGGCTAGAAGATAATATGACCATTTGGTCACAACAAAGACCAATTCAAGAAGCTCTCTTTCATATACAGACAATGCAGCATGCCTGGGAGCCAACCCTTTACTAATAAAGGTTATAGGATGATTGTTTTGCA contains:
- the LOC107768205 gene encoding wax ester synthase/diacylglycerol acyltransferase 11-like; the encoded protein is MESPVTGLRCRTTGPSFLKPIDTKRKAIEEYDMVPVETEPLSPTARLFHDPNFNVHVVAIMATKTRISPHPVKEKLEHTLLKHPRFTSLLVVDENNSAGMKWVQTKVDLEQHVIVLEVDEGQLTESSEKFVEDYIYNLSKTNLDKSKPLWDLHIINVKTGDAESVALLRVHHSLGDGTSLISLLLACTRQTADHLKLPTIPTKKRRPTPSGYSEKERSFKLWQYLGKFWLFINMILNTMVDLLMFIATVIFFKDTKTPMAAPPNSASNGRRIVHRIINLDDLKLVKNAMNVTINDVALGITQAGLSKYLNRRYAVGKEDKGATERNNNLPKDIRLRSCLIINLRPSAGIEDLADMTEKGTKQKGGWGNWFGYVLLPFKIALRDDPLDYVKEAKATVDRKKRTFEALFTLMLAELLVKIFGAKVATLVTVRAFSHTTVCFTNLVGPQEEIGFCGNPITYLAPGSYGQPSALMINIQSYINKMIIVVSVDESAIPDPQQLLDDFETSFNLIRDAVIERGLVKNLK